From Polynucleobacter sp. AP-Sving-400A-A2:
TGGCTCTGGTATCAGCATTGCCTATAGAGCCAAGCCCATCGTCAAAGAAAAAGCCGACGCGGCTTTCGACCGAGTCGGCTTGGATGCTGCCTTACTGCTGATTGCTTAGAGGCGCTCAAAAATAGTTGCAATACCTTGTCCGCCACCAATACACATGGTGACCAAAGCATACTTACCTTGAACACGATGTAACTCATGGATAGCCTTAGTCGCAATTGCAGCACCAGAGCAACCAATTGGGTGGCCCAATGCAATCGCTCCACCATTCACGTTAGTCTTGGCTGGATCCAAGCCTAAACCTTTAGTAACGGCCAATGCCTGAGCAGCAAAAGCTTCATTAGATTCGATTACATCGATTTGATCTAATTTGAGTCCAGCGCGCTCAAGAGCGATCTTAGTTGCGGGGATTGGACCCTCACCCATGATGTGGTTGGGAACGCCAGCAATCGCATAAGAAACTAAACGGGCGATTGGCTTATGACCAGCCTTCTTCGCCGCTTCCGCATCCGCCAGGACAAAGAATGCTGCACCATCATTAATGCCCGATGCATTACCTGCAGTAACACTACCACCCTCTTTTTTGAAGACTGCTTTCATCTTCGCTAAAGTTTCCATGGTGGTTTCTGGCTTGCAATGCTCGTCCGTATCAAACACCACATCACCCTTGCGAGTTTTGATGGTGATGGGAACAATTTGAGACTTAAAACGACCTTCTTTAATGGCGTGTGCAGCACGACGATGGGACTCTACTGCGAGAGCGTCTTGCTCTTCACGGGTGAGCTTCCACTTTTCAACTAGGTTCTCAGCTGTGACACCCATATGACCTACACCAAATGGATCCGTCAAAACAGACACCATCAAGTCAATCATTTTGGTATCGCCCATACGCGCACCACTGCGCATAGCTGGTGAGCCATACATGCCACGTGACATCACTTCTACTCCACCACCAACACCATAATCACAGTCGCCCAACATAATGGCTTGGGCTGTGGTCACAATTGCTTGTAAGCCAGAACTGCACAAACGATTCAAGGCCATCGCCACAGATTCCATTGGTAAACCAGCCTGAATGGAGGCTACGCGTGCAACATAGGCATAACGGTTATCAGTCGGAATCGTATTGCCTACTGTGATGTAATTAATTAATGATGGATCTACACCAGAGCGCGCAACTGCCTCTTTCATCACAATGCCGCCGAGCTCACTTGGCTCAAGGCTACTAAGCGATCCATTAAATGCGCCAATTGCAGAACGTACAGCACTTAAAACGACGACATCACGACTCATAACAATCCCCTTTACGATACCTAATTAAGTAAAACAATTGACCCAATACAGGGCCAAAACACCATTTTTATTCTAATAGTCAAGTTTCGGCTATTAGGTCATGCCCTTGGGAGTTAATCACCGTTGCTTTGATGATTTCACCAACGCGGTAGCGCTTAGATGGCTTGCTTGGTGGTAAAACCCGTACCAAGCCATCAATTTCAGGGGCATCTCCAATAGTTCGACCCACTCCACCCGACTCATCAACCCGATCAATAATGACCTGAATACGCTTACCTATTTTTTTAGTAAGTCGCTTGATTGAGATTTCCTCAGCTTTAGCCATGAAGCGAGCACGACGCTCCTCGCGTAACTCACTCGGAACTGGATTATCCAACGCATTGGCAGTAGCTCCATCGACTGGCGAGTAAGCAAAACAGCCTGCGCGATCAATTTGCGCATCATCTAGGAAATTCAATAGGTGCAAAAACTCTTCCTCAGTTTCGCCGGGAAAGCCGGCAATAAAAGTACTGCGAATGACCAGATCCGGACAAGCAGTTCGCCATGCCTGAATGCGCTCTAAATTCTTTTCGCCACTGGCGGGACGTTTCATCCGCTTCAGGACATCTGGATGTGAATGTTGCAAAGGAATATCTAAATAAGGAAGTACGCCAAAACCGTGCTCAGAAAACTCAGCCATTAATGGCAGGACATCATCGACGTGTGGATATGGGTAAACATAATGTAAACGCACCCAAGCCTGATGCTCTCTCGCAATTTGGTTTAAGGCATTTACCAAATCAAACATTCGTGTCTTGACGGGTTTACCATCCCAAAAGCCAGTGCGATATTGGATATCAACACCATAGGCACTCGTATCTTGCGATACAACTAGTAACTCTTTAACACCTGATTCAAATAATTTTTTTGCCTCAAGCAATACTTCGCCGATCGGACGTGAAACTAAATCGCCTCGCATGCTTGGAATAATGCAGAAAGTACAGCGGTGATTGCAGCCCTCAGATATCTTTAAGTAAGCATAGTGTTTTGGCGTGAGCTTAACGCCAATCGGTGGTAGCAAATCAATAAAGGGATCATGCGGTTTTGGCAGGTGCAAATGAATAGCCTGCATCACCTCTTGGGTAGCATGCGGCCCAGTCACAGCAAGGACTTTAGGGTGAATGCTCTGAATCAGATCGCTGCCATCTGCATTTTTTCGGGCACCTAAGCAACCCGTCACAATCACCTTGCCATTTTCAGCCAAAGCCTCACCAATCGCTGCGAGACTCTCCTCTACCGCGGAATCAATAAAGCCACAGGTGTTCACAACCACCAGATCGGCACCAGAATAATCTTTGGCTGTCTCATAACCTTCAGCGCTGAGTTGCGTGAGGATGAGCTCGGAATCAACTAATGCCTTAGGGCATCCTAAGGAAACAAAACCAACTTTACCGGCCACAATTATTCTTTTTCAGTCTTATTGGCTTGCCCAGGAAAAGGGAAGCTGCTAAACATGTTCGGGGAATTTTGCATTTGCTCTTGCATTTTTACGAACAGATCTTTACTTTGATCCATGTAGTTTCCCATCAGGCTTTGCATCATTGGGTTTTGCAGATTCATCATCTTAGCCCAAGCCTCGGGTGTACTGCCTGCCCCTAAGCCCTCAGTTTGATCGCCTAACTTGTTATGAATATCCACAAAAGATTGCATGGTCTTTTCAAGATAGCTTCCCATCAAACCTTGCATGGAATTTCCATAAAAGCGAATGATTTGAGAAAGCATTTGAGTTGAAAAAACTGGGGCTCCGCCAGCCTCTTCTTCAAGAATAATTTGAAGCAAAATATTGCGAGTTAAATCATCTTCAGTTTTAGCATCAACAACGCTAAAAGCATCACCAGCCATCACTAAATTTTTAATATCCGCCAGCGTGACATAGGCACTAGTTTGGGTGTCATATAAACGACGATTGGGATACTTTTTGATTAAGCGGCTGTCGCCGGATTTTTTAGAACGCGTGGCCATGTAGTTTTCCTAACTCTTGGTACTGCAATGCAACATCGGCATAGTTTATCTCTAGTTTGAGCCAAAGGTAAATATGCCGATGATGGGACCACTAAAACTCTATTTTTTAAGATTTAGCCAGTATGCAGGCCGCCATTTAAGGAGAAGTCAGCCCCGGTAGCGTAGCCACCATCAACAGAAGCAATCCAGCAGCAGATTGAGGCGATCTCCTCAGGGGTGCCCAAGCGCTTTACAGGTACACCAGCAACAATCTTTTCAAGGACATCTTCGCGAATGGCTTTGACCATATCAGTACCGATATAACCCGGAGAAACCGTGTTCACTGTTACGCCTTTAGAGGCTAGCTCCTGTGACAATGCCATCGTAAATCCGTGCAAACCCGCTTTTGCCGTTGAATAGTTAGACTGGCCGAACTGACCCTTTTGACCATTAACTGAGGAGATATTAATAATACGACCCCAGCCGTTATCAGCCATGCCATCCACCACTTGTTTGGTAACGTTGAATAAAGAGTTGAGATTGGTATCAATCACTGCTTTCCACTGATCTGGAGTCATTTTACGAAATACGCTGTCTTTAGTAATTCCGGCGTTATTTACTAGAACATCGACACGCCCTACTTCAGCTTTGACTTTATTAAATGCAGCAACCGTACTGTCCCAATCGGAAACATTGCCCTCAGAGGCTATAAAGTCATAACCCAAAACTTTTTGCTCTCCGATCCAGCGATCTTTGCGCGGAGAATTCGGACCGCAACCAGCGATGACCTTAAAGCCATCCTTGGCAAGACGTTGACAAATAGCCGTACCAATGCCGCCCATACCACCAGTTACGTATG
This genomic window contains:
- a CDS encoding acetyl-CoA C-acyltransferase family protein, translating into MSRDVVVLSAVRSAIGAFNGSLSSLEPSELGGIVMKEAVARSGVDPSLINYITVGNTIPTDNRYAYVARVASIQAGLPMESVAMALNRLCSSGLQAIVTTAQAIMLGDCDYGVGGGVEVMSRGMYGSPAMRSGARMGDTKMIDLMVSVLTDPFGVGHMGVTAENLVEKWKLTREEQDALAVESHRRAAHAIKEGRFKSQIVPITIKTRKGDVVFDTDEHCKPETTMETLAKMKAVFKKEGGSVTAGNASGINDGAAFFVLADAEAAKKAGHKPIARLVSYAIAGVPNHIMGEGPIPATKIALERAGLKLDQIDVIESNEAFAAQALAVTKGLGLDPAKTNVNGGAIALGHPIGCSGAAIATKAIHELHRVQGKYALVTMCIGGGQGIATIFERL
- the rimO gene encoding 30S ribosomal protein S12 methylthiotransferase RimO, with the translated sequence MAGKVGFVSLGCPKALVDSELILTQLSAEGYETAKDYSGADLVVVNTCGFIDSAVEESLAAIGEALAENGKVIVTGCLGARKNADGSDLIQSIHPKVLAVTGPHATQEVMQAIHLHLPKPHDPFIDLLPPIGVKLTPKHYAYLKISEGCNHRCTFCIIPSMRGDLVSRPIGEVLLEAKKLFESGVKELLVVSQDTSAYGVDIQYRTGFWDGKPVKTRMFDLVNALNQIAREHQAWVRLHYVYPYPHVDDVLPLMAEFSEHGFGVLPYLDIPLQHSHPDVLKRMKRPASGEKNLERIQAWRTACPDLVIRSTFIAGFPGETEEEFLHLLNFLDDAQIDRAGCFAYSPVDGATANALDNPVPSELREERRARFMAKAEEISIKRLTKKIGKRIQVIIDRVDESGGVGRTIGDAPEIDGLVRVLPPSKPSKRYRVGEIIKATVINSQGHDLIAET
- the phaR gene encoding polyhydroxyalkanoate synthesis repressor PhaR, translating into MATRSKKSGDSRLIKKYPNRRLYDTQTSAYVTLADIKNLVMAGDAFSVVDAKTEDDLTRNILLQIILEEEAGGAPVFSTQMLSQIIRFYGNSMQGLMGSYLEKTMQSFVDIHNKLGDQTEGLGAGSTPEAWAKMMNLQNPMMQSLMGNYMDQSKDLFVKMQEQMQNSPNMFSSFPFPGQANKTEKE
- a CDS encoding 3-ketoacyl-ACP reductase, producing MTQKIAYVTGGMGGIGTAICQRLAKDGFKVIAGCGPNSPRKDRWIGEQKVLGYDFIASEGNVSDWDSTVAAFNKVKAEVGRVDVLVNNAGITKDSVFRKMTPDQWKAVIDTNLNSLFNVTKQVVDGMADNGWGRIINISSVNGQKGQFGQSNYSTAKAGLHGFTMALSQELASKGVTVNTVSPGYIGTDMVKAIREDVLEKIVAGVPVKRLGTPEEIASICCWIASVDGGYATGADFSLNGGLHTG